The Channa argus isolate prfri chromosome 13, Channa argus male v1.0, whole genome shotgun sequence DNA window GTAAACAGTAAAACCATCAGCTACTGAAGAAATACTGATACACGTCCCTGACAaccagagacagacacacaacaaagaTCAGATATGTCAGGTAATTGTAGCAAGTTGGTTTTGCTCAAAGCAAATGAGAAATTAGTAACTGCTGGGTTTTATAATAAACTTACAGAACAATCATATGCTGTTAACTTCCCTGATGACCATTGTTTCAGTTCCCACCAAATACCTAATAGTCCCTAAAATCAGGTGTGTCACCACAGTTAGGGAGGAGCCAGAAGATTCACATGAACAAAcatgttacatttacagtttgaaGGTTCCCAGTCAACCACATTTGTCAGCTGGACGTCTTTatccaaacttaaaaaaataaaagtccgtCCATCTGTCATCATCATCCCCAAAGTGTTGTTGCGGTGGCAGCAGATATAATAATTTCTAGCTCCTCTGGTTGGATTCCAAGGTCAGATGAGATACATATATAATCTCTCCAACGTGTTCAGGGTCTAGCACAGGGTCTGTTACCAGCTCAGCGTGTCTGGAAGACCTGAGGACATCTGACTTGCTACTGTTTAGAGCTTTAGTACTGTGCACAGAGCCTTCACAGGAAAAGTTAACTGCCCAATCAAACAATATAAATCAATGACATCAGGTTTCAATCCTTTGGCatccacagcacaaactgaaCCTGGTAGAACAGCactgaacagaaaatgaatggatTACAAAGACACGTGTTGATGagttttaaaacacactcaccGTCTGCAACAAGGATCTGAAACCTCTCATATGAAACTGGAGACAAAGGGTCACCGTAACCACACCTGTACCATCCTGTGTCAGACCTGTTCACTTGTGTGATTGTGACATACAGTCCGGATGCAGATCCTGCTGTGTATTTAATGCCGTATCTTCCAGTCTGAGCTGTGACATTAGTTGTGGTGATGAGAACATTCTCTCTGTTACATGGCTCCTTACAGAAGAACCTTGTGCTATTGTAGACATAATTGTGGCACGGATatgtgatgttttctccttcagtATATGTGCGGATAAAGCCAATAATATTCAGATACACTGTGGAAAAGAACAGGCACAGTTATGGTTACATGACAATACagaacattttatacattttataaattattataaatccAATTCCACACATCATGAACAAATCACAGTCCACCcacagtttaatttgtttctgttctgtagTGTGTAATTTAGAATTAAGTCCAGTTTAAGTTTGATTTAGTTTTCgtcatataaatgtataaatcatCAAATTTACATATTCATGACTTATTTAGtctttacatacatttaaaatggatttacCCCTGAAGCTGAAGCCGTGAGTTATAAGTTGTATGTACGAATTCACACTGGACTTTTCAGGATTCATTCATTACATAACATAAATTTTCTCTATACACCAACCGTTAATGCTTCAAAGGAAGagttaaaattgtgttttcaatcTTGTGcatctttttaatttcacatttttcaatgCTAATTGAGGATTTTAACAAGTTGCAGATATTGATGTTTCTTAAAAACGCGACTATTCTAAATATATTTGGTTTAATGACTTTTAGCAAAAACTCACCTTCTGAAACTCTGATCTCAAAGTCACTGTATGAGTCTGGAACCAAAGATTTGCCCAAACCACACCTGTATGGTCCTGAGTCAGACTGGGTGAAATTGGTGATGCTCACAGTCAAAATTCCATATcctgatgcatttttgtaatcaGTGCTGTATCTACCACTTGTAGCTGTGACGTTATCTGTTTTAATGagaatgttttcttcttcacattGT harbors:
- the LOC137140014 gene encoding polymeric immunoglobulin receptor-like → MKIPHVLFLCFLSALCGGNNGLIILTASKGRSGRLSCYLLPSGNTKFFCKGQCEEENILIKTDNVTATSGRYSTDYKNASGYGILTVSITNFTQSDSGPYRCGLGKSLVPDSYSDFEIRVSEVYLNIIGFIRTYTEGENITYPCHNYVYNSTRFFCKEPCNRENVLITTTNVTAQTGRYGIKYTAGSASGLYVTITQVNRSDTGWYRCGYGDPLSPVSYERFQILVADGPPTTTTTPTSTPSSNAQFLPLGLGIPLVVLLLLVVFLLFYQWKKRRNTSSDKELPVIYDNQNQA